Genomic segment of Sphingopyxis lindanitolerans:
GCGTCTCGGTCGCGGTCGCGCTCAACCAGGGCAAGAAGGCGCTGACCCAAACCGACATCGCCAAGATCGACAGCCTGGTGAAGGGCGCGATCGGCTTCGACGCCGCGCGCGGCGACATGGTCGCGATCAACCAGCGCCCCTTCGTCAAGGTCGAGGAAGCGGCCCCCGCCTTTTACGACCAGCCGTGGTTCCTGCCGCTGGTCAAGCAGGTCGGCGCGATCCTCGCCGCGATCCTCGCTTTCTTCTTCATCGGCCGCCCGCTGATCCGCGCCGCCAAGCAACGCGCGACCCAGCGCGCCGAGCGCGAGGCGCAGATCGAGGAGACCTTGCTCGCGGTGACCGAAAATCCCGCCGCGCTCGCCAGCCCGCGCGCCAGCAACGCGATCACGCTCGACATGATCGAGGCCGCCCCCAGCTATGAGGCGCGCGCCAATCTGGTCCGCGAATTCGTCCGCCAGGATTCGGCGCGTGCCGCCCTGGTCGTCCGCCAGCTGATGCAGGAGGGCGCCCGTGCCTGATCTGATCGATGCCGACATCGACACCGAAATCGAAACCCCGCGCGCCCGGCCCGCGATCGAGGGATCGTCGGCGGCCGCCATCCTGCTGATGCTGCTCGACGAAAGCGAAGCTGCGACGATCCTCAAGCATCTCGGCCCCGAAGAGGTGCGCCAGCTCGCCAAGTCGATGTTCGACACCGCCAATGCGAGCGAAGGCCAGATCGGGCAGGCGCTCGACCAGTTCGTCTCCGAAAGCCGCAACGTCAGCGCGCTCGCGGTCGGCGCCGACGCGCGCATCCGCACCGTAATCCACGATGCGGTCGGCAATGTCCGCGCCGACAATATCCTCGCCGCCGTCGCGCCGCAGTCGAGCGCCGCGTCGCTCGAGATGCTGCGCTGGATGGACATCGACGCGATCAGCGCGCTGCTCGCGAACGAACATCCGCAGGTCGGCGCGCTGATCCTGTCGGTGCTCGTCCCCGACGTCGCTGCGCGCGCGGTCGAAACGCTCGACGAGGCCTTGCAGGCCGAACTGGTGCTGCGCGCCGCGCAGCTCACCGCCGTCCCCGCCGCCGCGATCGAGGATCTCGAATCGGTGCTCGCCTCGGCCAATATCGGCGGCCAGCGCGTCGCCAAGCGCCCGATCGGCGGCCCCGGCGACGTCGCCAAGATCATGAAGAAAATGCCGAAACAGCTTTCGGAGCGCACGATCCGCGCGCTCAAGAAACAGGACAAGCTGCTCGCCCAGATCATCGAAGAAGAAATGTTCATCTTTGAAAATCTGCGCGATCTCGATGCCAAGAGCCTCGGCACCGTGCTGCGTTCGGTCGATGCCGCACAGCTTGCGGTCGCGCTCAAGGGCACCGACGCCGATATGGCCGACCGCTGCCTTGCCACCATGTCGAAGCGCGCGTCGGAAACGATCCGCGACGAAATGGCCGAAATGACGATGGTCAAGCGTACCGACGTCGACGACGCGCAAAAGGCGATCATGCAGATCGTCCGCCAGATGGCCGCCAGCGGCGAGATCATGATCGCGGGCGCGGGGGACGATTATGTCTGATCCCGCCGCCGAAGCGACCATCGTCTCGCTCACCGCGCTCATGGCGGAGGGGCGCGGCTTTCGCCCGCTGCATTTCGGCGCGCCGACGGCGGCCGCGATGGTGCCGATCGAACCCGCCGCCACCGCCGCCGAGCCCGCCGAGGATCCGTTCGCGCGCGGCCTGGCCGAAGGACAGCGCCTGGCCGAAGCCGCCTTCGCGATCGAACGCGACCAGCTGCTGGCGCTCGTCGCGGGCGCCGAGGCGCTGCAGGACGAACCGAGCGAGGAACTCGCGCAGCTCATCGCCGAAACGGTGGAACGACTGGTCCGCCAGATCGTCGGCCAGGCGCCGATCGACGCCGAATGGCTCCAGGCGCAGGCCGACATCGCCGCGACGATGGTCGCCGAAGCCGACAAGGCGCGCACCCTGTGGGTGAACCCCGCCGACGCCGCGCTGCTGATGGGCGCGCCGATCACGCTGCCGATCGAGGCCGACCCGTCGATGATGCGCGGCACGGTGCGCATCGAAACCTCGGCCGGCTGGATCGAGCATGGCCGCGCCGTCTATCTGGGGGAATTGCGCGCCGCGCTCGGCGGAGAGGATATCGCCGCATGACGCGCCGCCTCACCATGACCGCGCAGCAATTGCTCGCGCCCGTCGCGCTTCGCGACGCAAGCCCGCGCCGCATCGGCACGCTCGTCGCGCACGAGGGGATCATGCTCGAAGTGTCGGGTTTTCCGCAGCCGCTCGGCAGCAATGTCCGCATCAAGTCGGCAAACAATGATTATGTTTATGGCGAGGTCGTCGGCTTTCGCGGTCACCGCAGCCTCGTCCTCCCCTTCGACACCAACATGCCGCTCGTCACCGGCGCGCCGGTCGAGCCGCATGGCGCCAGCTCGATGGTCGCCGTCGGCAGGACGCTGCTCGGCCGCATCATCGACGCGCAGGGCCATCCGCTCGACGGCCGCCCGCCGGTCAAGTCGCAGTTCCAGTGGCCGCTCGCCGGGCGCAAGGTCAATCCGCTGCGCCGCGGCCGGGTGACCAAGCCGCTCAACATGGGGGTGCGCGCGATCAACGGCCTGCTCACCATTGGCGAGGGCCAGCGCGTCGCGATCATCGCGGGTTCGGGCGTCGGCAAGTCGGTGCTGATGGGCCAGATGATCGCGGGCACCGAATGCGACGTCATCGTCGTCGGGCTGATCGGCGAACGCAGCCGCGAAGTCACCGACTTCGTCGAGACCAAGCTGCCCCCCGCCGTCCGCAAGAAATCGGTCGTCGTCGCGGTCCCCGCCGACCATCCGCCGCTGCTCCGCCTGCGCGCCGCGATGCGCGCGACCGCGATCGCCGAAGCCTTTCGCGCCGAGGGCAAGAAAGTGCTGCTGCTGATCGACAGCCTGACCCGCGTCGCCCATGCGCAGCGCGAGATCGGACTGACGCTGGGCGAACCGCCGACGATGAAGGGCTATCCGCCCTCGACTTTCGCGCTGATCCCCTCGCTCGTCGAGCGCGCGGGCAACGACAATCTGACCGGCGGATCGATCACCGCGCTCTATACCGTGCTCGCCGACGGCGGCGACATCGACGACCCGGTCGTCGATTCGGCGCGCGCGATCGTCGACGGCCATATCATCCTGTCGCGCACGCTCGCCGAACAGGGCGTCTATCCGGCGATCGACGTCGCGCGCTCGCTGTCGCGCACGATGGCCGATTCGGTCGATCCCGACCATGCCGCCGCCGCCGCGCGCTTTCGCCAGCTCTGGTCCGCCTATGAAGAGAATCGCGACCTGATGCTGATGGGCGCCTATGTCGCGGGCGGCGATCCCGTGCTCGACACCGCCATCGCCCGCCACGCCGACCAGCTCGCCTTCGTGTCGCAGGTCGCCGGCACCCAGGTCGATTTCACTACCTCCCGCAACGCCCTGATCGAAGGATATTCCGCATGACCCCCCGCACCGCACGCCGCAAACGCATCATCCGCGTGCGCTCCGTCGAACATCAGATGGCCGAAGCCAATCTCGCGCGCGCCAATGGCGAACTGGCGAGCCTCGTCGAGCTGTCGAAACGGCTCGAAACGCTGCGCGTCGACCTTGCGATGGCAAAGGGGGCGGTCGCCGGCCGCGGACTCAACACCATCGGCGAGCTCGGCATGCGGCTCGACATGGCGAAGGAAAATCTCGCCGCGCCGCTGGTCAACGCCAGCGTGCGCCGCGACGAAGCCGGAATGCTCGCCCAGAGCGCGATGGTGAAGGAAGAATCGGCGGTTCGCCTCTATGAGCGCAGCCGCAAGTCGGCCGAGGCCGAAATGGAACGCCGCAGCGACGCCAATCGTCCGCACCGCCGCCGCGCGATGAGCCTGCGCCTGATCGAAGGCGGCGCGGCATGATGACCGCCCCCGCCCTTCCCCAGGCGCAGACCGGCCTCGCGACGATCCTCGCCGCGCTGGGTCCGGCGGCGCCGGCCGGCCCCGATGGCGGCGGCTTCGAACAGCTGTTCGCGGCGCTGCCCGGTGGCGTCACAGCCGCTGTCGAGGCGCTGCCGACCGGCCCGATCACCGTCACCCCGCCCTCGAACACCCCCACCGCAGTCGCCCCGATCGCCCCGGTCGCGCCGATCGCGGTCGGCGCGGAGGCGGTGGACATGGTGGTCCCGACGATAGCGATCCCCCCGGCCGCATCGCCGGTTCCCGCCATCATCCCGCTTCTCTCGCAGCCCGGCCCCGCGTCGGCCCAGCCGAAGGTGGTGGCCGCCGCGACCCTGCCCGATGCCGCCGCCGAGCTGCCCGCCGTGCCTGCCGCGAAGCCGACCGAGGCCGCGCCGACACCCGACGCTGCCGCCGCCGCGAGCCTGTTGATCGCCGTCGCCACCCCACGTCCCGCCGCTCCCGCCGCGGCCGCTGGCTCCGAAAAAAAACCCGCAAAGGTCGGGACCAAGACAGACGGCACCGGCGATGACGCCGCTGTCGCACCCGATGCTCCGGCTTCACCCGACGCACCCACCGCGCCCGATGCCAACGCCGCGGCGCCGTCCGTCGTGGCGGTCGTGATCGCCGACCCCGCGCAATCGGCCCCCGTCGCTGCGCCCGCCGTCGCCGCCATCGTCGCGGCCGCGACCCCGGCCCCCACCGGCCGCGCCGCCAAGCCTGTCGAACCCGAAGGCGCGGCGCCGCGATCGGCGGCCACCGTCACGATCCTGCCCGACCCGGCACCCCCCACCGACACGCCGGTCAAGGTCGCCGCCGCCAAGCCGGCTCGCGAAGACGC
This window contains:
- the fliG gene encoding flagellar motor switch protein FliG, with translation MPDLIDADIDTEIETPRARPAIEGSSAAAILLMLLDESEAATILKHLGPEEVRQLAKSMFDTANASEGQIGQALDQFVSESRNVSALAVGADARIRTVIHDAVGNVRADNILAAVAPQSSAASLEMLRWMDIDAISALLANEHPQVGALILSVLVPDVAARAVETLDEALQAELVLRAAQLTAVPAAAIEDLESVLASANIGGQRVAKRPIGGPGDVAKIMKKMPKQLSERTIRALKKQDKLLAQIIEEEMFIFENLRDLDAKSLGTVLRSVDAAQLAVALKGTDADMADRCLATMSKRASETIRDEMAEMTMVKRTDVDDAQKAIMQIVRQMAASGEIMIAGAGDDYV
- a CDS encoding FliH/SctL family protein, which translates into the protein MSDPAAEATIVSLTALMAEGRGFRPLHFGAPTAAAMVPIEPAATAAEPAEDPFARGLAEGQRLAEAAFAIERDQLLALVAGAEALQDEPSEELAQLIAETVERLVRQIVGQAPIDAEWLQAQADIAATMVAEADKARTLWVNPADAALLMGAPITLPIEADPSMMRGTVRIETSAGWIEHGRAVYLGELRAALGGEDIAA
- a CDS encoding FliI/YscN family ATPase, with amino-acid sequence MTRRLTMTAQQLLAPVALRDASPRRIGTLVAHEGIMLEVSGFPQPLGSNVRIKSANNDYVYGEVVGFRGHRSLVLPFDTNMPLVTGAPVEPHGASSMVAVGRTLLGRIIDAQGHPLDGRPPVKSQFQWPLAGRKVNPLRRGRVTKPLNMGVRAINGLLTIGEGQRVAIIAGSGVGKSVLMGQMIAGTECDVIVVGLIGERSREVTDFVETKLPPAVRKKSVVVAVPADHPPLLRLRAAMRATAIAEAFRAEGKKVLLLIDSLTRVAHAQREIGLTLGEPPTMKGYPPSTFALIPSLVERAGNDNLTGGSITALYTVLADGGDIDDPVVDSARAIVDGHIILSRTLAEQGVYPAIDVARSLSRTMADSVDPDHAAAAARFRQLWSAYEENRDLMLMGAYVAGGDPVLDTAIARHADQLAFVSQVAGTQVDFTTSRNALIEGYSA
- a CDS encoding flagellar hook-length control protein FliK — protein: MMTAPALPQAQTGLATILAALGPAAPAGPDGGGFEQLFAALPGGVTAAVEALPTGPITVTPPSNTPTAVAPIAPVAPIAVGAEAVDMVVPTIAIPPAASPVPAIIPLLSQPGPASAQPKVVAAATLPDAAAELPAVPAAKPTEAAPTPDAAAAASLLIAVATPRPAAPAAAAGSEKKPAKVGTKTDGTGDDAAVAPDAPASPDAPTAPDANAAAPSVVAVVIADPAQSAPVAAPAVAAIVAAATPAPTGRAAKPVEPEGAAPRSAATVTILPDPAPPTDTPVKVAAAKPAREDALAAAAPRPAKAEGPALPPVAAKPAADPAPLRSAPLRPAADGGASMAVLFGPPAAPGAVAPAFAQAAAPVAERLLDMGSDDQWIGQLAADIAATKSETGDLSFRLMPRHLGRLDVAMRMDDSGGVSLKLDTQHEATATIVTAAQPRLVEDLRQQGVRVVGTEVAHTPAETGRQQQQQGQGGRGTAPNNASHLIETAAERPGAHSNQRAADRRGRFA